The Leptotrichia trevisanii DSM 22070 genome includes a region encoding these proteins:
- a CDS encoding manganese-dependent inorganic pyrophosphatase, with translation MSILVFGHKNPDTDTICSAIAYAELKNKLGKDVKAVRLGEINEETKYALNYFKAEKPELMENVAGKEIILVDHNERTQTADGFEEAKVLELIDHHRISNFNVDEPLYARVEPVGCTATIILKLFKENNLVPSKETAGLMLSAIISDTLLFKSPTCTECDVKAGKELAEIAGVNADEYGLEMLKAGTALGDKSEAELLNMDMKIFEIDGAKIGVAQVNTVNEAEVLERKEKLLAEIDSIITKEGLKFFMFAITNILSNDSVALVSGDGNDIIEKAFGEKVDSNLVTLKGVVSRKKQIIPPLTKAIQG, from the coding sequence ATGTCAATATTAGTTTTTGGACACAAAAATCCAGATACAGATACAATTTGTTCGGCGATTGCTTATGCAGAACTGAAAAATAAATTGGGAAAAGATGTTAAGGCTGTAAGACTTGGAGAAATTAATGAGGAAACTAAGTATGCTTTGAATTATTTTAAGGCTGAAAAGCCTGAATTGATGGAAAATGTGGCTGGAAAAGAAATAATACTGGTGGATCATAATGAGAGAACTCAAACTGCTGATGGATTTGAAGAGGCAAAAGTTTTGGAACTGATTGATCATCACAGAATTTCAAATTTTAATGTGGATGAGCCTTTGTATGCAAGAGTAGAGCCTGTCGGATGTACTGCGACAATCATTTTGAAATTATTTAAGGAAAACAATCTTGTACCAAGCAAGGAAACTGCTGGACTTATGTTAAGTGCCATTATTTCAGATACATTGCTTTTTAAATCTCCAACTTGTACAGAATGCGATGTGAAGGCTGGTAAGGAACTGGCTGAAATCGCTGGAGTAAATGCGGATGAGTATGGACTTGAAATGTTAAAGGCTGGAACTGCACTTGGAGATAAATCTGAAGCAGAACTGTTAAATATGGATATGAAAATCTTTGAAATTGATGGTGCAAAAATCGGTGTTGCACAAGTTAATACTGTAAATGAAGCAGAAGTTTTGGAAAGAAAAGAAAAATTACTTGCTGAAATTGATAGTATTATTACAAAAGAAGGACTAAAATTCTTTATGTTTGCAATCACAAATATTTTATCAAATGATTCTGTGGCTCTAGTTTCAGGAGATGGAAATGATATTATTGAAAAAGCATTTGGAGAAAAAGTTGACAGCAACTTAGTAACTTTGAAAGGTGTAGTTTCAAGAAAGAAACAGATCATTCCGCCATTAACAAAAGCGATTCAAGGATAA
- a CDS encoding class I SAM-dependent methyltransferase encodes MHKEFAEIYDIFMKYVNYDEWYKFLRMFIKKNGTVLDLGCGTGEFIWRFLRDGFSVVGVDLSEKMLEMSEKKLLKKNFANNYKLVKENIVNYENINENNDIQQVDYIICNFDTVNYLKNEKEFLKFIEKCNQNLKKDGYLIFDAVTEDIFEEIFENDVFLDEESEYTSIWRHEQLSERKHLVEIDLFIRENENDNLFRKYNEVQHKFIYESEWIVETVQNNGFEVFDTASNPEFGESRIFFVLKKL; translated from the coding sequence ATGCACAAGGAATTTGCTGAAATTTACGATATTTTTATGAAATATGTAAATTATGACGAATGGTATAAATTTTTGAGAATGTTTATAAAAAAAAACGGAACTGTTCTGGATTTGGGATGTGGAACAGGGGAATTTATATGGCGATTTTTGAGGGATGGATTTTCGGTTGTTGGAGTGGATTTATCAGAAAAAATGCTGGAAATGTCTGAAAAAAAACTATTAAAAAAGAATTTTGCAAATAATTATAAATTAGTAAAAGAAAATATTGTAAATTATGAAAACATAAATGAAAATAATGATATTCAACAAGTTGATTATATTATCTGTAATTTTGACACGGTAAATTATTTAAAAAATGAAAAGGAATTTTTGAAATTTATTGAAAAATGTAATCAGAATTTGAAAAAAGATGGATATTTAATTTTTGATGCTGTAACAGAAGATATTTTTGAGGAAATATTTGAAAATGATGTATTTCTGGATGAAGAGTCTGAATATACAAGCATCTGGCGACACGAACAATTAAGTGAAAGAAAGCATCTGGTGGAAATTGACTTATTTATCCGTGAAAATGAAAATGATAACTTATTCAGAAAATACAACGAAGTGCAGCATAAATTTATTTACGAGTCTGAATGGATTGTGGAAACCGTTCAGAATAATGGTTTTGAAGTGTTTGATACTGCTTCTAATCCTGAATTTGGGGAAAGCAGAATATTTTTTGTACTAAAAAAATTGTAA
- a CDS encoding UvrD-helicase domain-containing protein — translation MKINNINDNNQNKIILKASAGTGKTYRLSLEYIANLIRGVNYKNIVVMTFTKKATAEIKERIYDFLYQIAFEKYDWIGLEESLKELYGFSDSEILKENLQNVYFEMIKNKDEIRIYTIDGFTNRIFKNTIAPYFGIYNYETIDKEEDEFYNDILIKIIGNSYYFEKFKFIFDEEKDRKNISTYVKIVKSLLDMQEKFLLAGDSYKEANLILKNNKSSRSFVENFENIFENVKKIAEIKGKKVTEILNGKFTDIFKKFEELNQNNFDISAMQDKKIKLILEKSDDIFGTGNIWDGGKTRGKDVKELLDEMKEEQDILRETVSNYIFNEEVLPTDRKIKELAKIIFDIAEQTKLNTKRFTHTDISTYTYKFIFDKELGFVKTDNNNSNAVTEDFLELIGGQIDTIMIDEFQDTSILQWKILELLLSSAKNIICVGDEKQSIYNWRGGEKELFENLENLIGGNVQNLEKSYRSYKQIIENVNKIFTNYNENWKYTNSLYRDDEDYQRGYFGYYFQERKSRYGDEEEKPEKAYEEMIRNLREGKIQNFGKSCIICRGNRELAEITARLNEEKIPFTLESNSSILDYRAVKSLYKLIKFFVYHNFIYLLEFMRSDLIGCLNDHVKYLVENKDLIEKYITTNIDFSHKNLENENSFEYFVENLENFEKKENLLEYKNIDFMERNGLSFSEILEKIKELYKLSINLNDKYVKENFSKKIIQDFDVTSFYSTNSDIKNIFQFFNILKEFDNLYEFVVHIEDEKDNLKQISSSDENAINLMTIHKSKGLEFDTIIYYRKGKTGGNNFKTFETYFDYDENFTNVTNFLITFSKYAKNLKNIKEYGIIAEKNSQKEKMEEINADYVALTRAKKNLMLYFEAYITKNGYSDDLIKKLIDVYDENTEFGIGEITETERKIVSNSENLKENAKLEENKINNKILKTYFSEDKFKIKKSSITLEKEFKRKKGLAMHYYFEHILNNLKTDKLIAKSALLSRYGNMLGKKIVEELIVRMEKFIEKNKNIYDKKYKVYTEFEIYDSDGKKRIIDRINIDEENKKIYIYDYKTGFEPETNEKYQEQINEYRDILSKKVSTDYEIDVKLLEV, via the coding sequence GTGAAAATAAATAACATAAATGATAACAACCAAAATAAGATTATTTTGAAGGCAAGTGCAGGAACTGGAAAAACTTATAGGCTATCGTTGGAATACATTGCAAACTTAATAAGAGGCGTAAATTATAAAAATATCGTTGTAATGACTTTTACGAAAAAGGCTACTGCGGAAATTAAGGAGCGGATTTACGACTTTCTATATCAGATTGCGTTTGAAAAATATGACTGGATAGGATTGGAAGAAAGTCTAAAAGAACTTTATGGGTTTTCTGACAGCGAAATCTTGAAGGAAAATTTGCAAAATGTATATTTTGAAATGATAAAAAATAAGGATGAAATCAGGATTTACACAATTGACGGATTTACAAACAGAATTTTTAAAAATACTATTGCTCCATATTTTGGTATTTACAATTATGAAACAATTGATAAGGAAGAAGATGAGTTTTACAATGATATTTTGATAAAAATAATTGGAAACAGCTATTATTTTGAAAAATTTAAGTTTATATTTGATGAAGAAAAAGACAGAAAAAATATTTCAACTTATGTGAAAATTGTAAAGTCGCTGCTGGATATGCAAGAGAAATTTTTGCTGGCTGGCGATAGTTACAAGGAAGCAAATTTAATTTTAAAAAATAATAAATCAAGTAGAAGTTTTGTAGAGAATTTTGAAAATATTTTTGAAAACGTGAAAAAAATTGCTGAGATAAAAGGAAAAAAAGTTACTGAAATATTGAATGGAAAATTTACTGATATTTTTAAAAAGTTTGAAGAATTGAATCAAAATAATTTTGATATTTCTGCTATGCAAGATAAAAAAATAAAATTAATATTGGAAAAATCAGACGATATTTTTGGCACGGGAAATATTTGGGATGGTGGAAAAACTCGTGGGAAAGATGTTAAGGAGCTGCTGGATGAAATGAAGGAAGAGCAGGATATTTTGCGAGAAACAGTTTCAAATTATATTTTTAATGAGGAAGTATTGCCGACTGACAGGAAAATAAAGGAATTGGCAAAAATTATATTTGATATTGCAGAGCAGACGAAATTAAATACAAAAAGATTTACTCACACGGATATTTCCACCTACACATATAAGTTTATTTTTGACAAGGAACTGGGATTTGTAAAGACTGATAATAACAATAGCAACGCAGTTACTGAGGATTTTCTGGAACTTATCGGTGGGCAGATTGATACGATTATGATTGATGAATTTCAGGATACGAGTATTTTGCAGTGGAAAATTTTAGAATTACTGCTTTCAAGTGCCAAAAATATTATTTGTGTTGGCGATGAAAAACAGAGTATCTATAATTGGCGTGGTGGAGAAAAGGAACTTTTTGAAAATTTGGAAAATTTAATCGGCGGAAATGTTCAGAATCTAGAAAAATCCTATCGAAGCTACAAGCAGATTATTGAAAATGTGAATAAAATTTTTACTAACTATAATGAAAACTGGAAATATACAAATTCGTTGTATCGTGATGACGAGGACTATCAGAGAGGATATTTTGGATATTATTTTCAGGAAAGAAAGTCTAGATATGGAGACGAGGAAGAAAAGCCTGAAAAAGCATACGAGGAAATGATACGAAACTTGAGGGAAGGAAAAATTCAGAATTTTGGTAAAAGCTGTATAATTTGTCGTGGAAATAGGGAACTTGCGGAAATAACAGCAAGACTGAATGAGGAAAAAATTCCATTTACATTAGAGAGCAACTCTTCGATTCTGGATTACAGGGCTGTTAAATCACTGTATAAGCTGATAAAATTTTTTGTTTATCATAATTTTATTTATTTATTGGAATTTATGCGAAGTGATTTGATTGGCTGCCTAAATGATCACGTAAAATATTTAGTGGAAAATAAAGATTTAATTGAAAAATATATTACAACAAATATTGATTTTTCTCATAAAAATTTGGAAAATGAGAATAGTTTTGAATATTTTGTGGAAAATTTGGAAAATTTTGAAAAAAAAGAAAATTTGCTGGAATATAAAAATATTGATTTTATGGAAAGAAATGGACTTTCGTTTTCTGAAATTTTGGAAAAAATAAAGGAACTTTACAAACTTTCAATTAATTTGAATGATAAATATGTAAAAGAAAACTTTTCAAAAAAAATTATTCAAGATTTTGATGTAACAAGTTTTTATTCAACAAACAGCGATATAAAAAATATTTTTCAATTTTTCAATATTCTAAAGGAATTTGACAACCTTTACGAATTTGTTGTACATATTGAAGATGAAAAGGATAACTTGAAGCAAATAAGCAGTTCAGATGAAAATGCCATAAATCTGATGACAATTCATAAGTCTAAAGGGCTGGAATTTGACACGATAATCTATTACCGAAAAGGAAAAACTGGAGGAAATAATTTCAAAACCTTTGAAACATATTTTGATTATGATGAAAATTTTACAAATGTAACTAATTTTTTAATAACATTTTCAAAATATGCTAAAAATTTGAAAAATATAAAAGAATATGGAATAATCGCTGAAAAAAACTCTCAAAAAGAAAAAATGGAAGAAATAAATGCTGACTATGTAGCTTTGACACGTGCGAAAAAAAATCTGATGCTGTACTTTGAGGCTTACATAACAAAAAATGGATATTCCGATGATTTAATTAAGAAATTAATTGATGTTTATGATGAAAATACAGAATTTGGAATTGGAGAAATCACTGAAACAGAAAGAAAAATTGTGTCAAATTCTGAAAATTTAAAAGAAAATGCTAAATTGGAAGAAAATAAAATAAATAATAAAATCTTAAAAACTTATTTTTCCGAGGATAAATTTAAAATAAAAAAATCAAGTATAACTTTAGAAAAGGAATTTAAACGTAAAAAAGGGCTTGCAATGCATTACTACTTTGAACACATTTTAAATAACTTGAAAACTGATAAATTAATTGCAAAATCAGCACTTTTAAGTCGATATGGAAATATGCTTGGGAAAAAGATTGTAGAAGAGCTGATTGTTAGAATGGAAAAATTTATCGAAAAAAATAAAAATATTTATGATAAGAAATACAAAGTCTACACGGAATTTGAAATTTATGATTCTGATGGAAAAAAGCGTATTATTGATAGAATTAACATTGATGAAGAAAACAAGAAAATCTATATTTATGATTACAAGACTGGATTTGAGCCTGAAACGAATGAGAAGTATCAGGAGCAAATTAATGAGTATAGGGATATTTTAAGCAAAAAAGTTTCAACAGATTATGAAATTGATGTGAAATTATTGGAAGTTTAA
- a CDS encoding peptidylprolyl isomerase, whose amino-acid sequence MKKKMVVLVSILMLLMATVVNAKEKKSKEEKKFEKIMQSFQLEAVIKTTKGDISFYLYPEAAPKNVANFVFLAKNNFYNGLTFFRVIPNGLVQGGDPAGNGTGTTGYFLPDEFTKWLTFDVEGILAMANSGPNTNSSQFFITMQPMKNLNGKHTVIGGTKNREDLSVLRTLRQDDKILNIDIKGKKVDKFLDYFPDEVSEWESKLKKPENN is encoded by the coding sequence ATGAAGAAAAAAATGGTAGTATTGGTTAGCATTTTAATGTTGTTAATGGCAACTGTTGTAAATGCTAAAGAAAAAAAATCAAAAGAAGAAAAAAAATTTGAAAAAATTATGCAAAGTTTTCAATTGGAAGCAGTTATAAAAACAACAAAAGGAGATATTTCATTTTATTTATATCCTGAAGCCGCTCCTAAAAATGTTGCAAACTTTGTATTTTTGGCAAAAAACAATTTTTACAATGGATTGACTTTTTTCAGAGTTATTCCAAACGGACTTGTTCAAGGTGGAGATCCTGCTGGAAATGGAACTGGTACAACGGGATATTTTCTCCCAGATGAATTTACAAAATGGCTGACTTTTGACGTTGAAGGAATACTGGCAATGGCAAATTCAGGCCCAAACACTAACAGCAGCCAGTTTTTCATAACTATGCAGCCAATGAAAAATCTGAATGGAAAACATACAGTTATCGGTGGAACAAAAAATCGTGAAGATTTGAGCGTATTAAGAACTTTGCGGCAAGATGACAAAATATTAAACATTGACATTAAAGGTAAAAAAGTTGATAAATTTCTTGATTATTTCCCAGACGAAGTCAGCGAATGGGAATCTAAACTGAAAAAACCTGAAAATAATTAA
- the tpiA gene encoding triose-phosphate isomerase yields MRKVIVAGNWKMNKTAKEAAQFFNELKPLVADVKNAGIVIGAPFTALETATRETAGSNIKIAAENMNAKESGAYTGEVSPLMLKDLGVEYVILGHSERREYYHETDEIINEKVKSALAHDLKPILCFGETLEEREAGTTNNVVKTQITGGLKDVTAAEMANVVLAYEPVWAIGTGKTATPEQAQEVHAFIRGLLTDLYGKEVAENVTVQYGGSMNDGNAADLIAQTDIDGGLVGGASLIPEKFAVIIKAGDAAAK; encoded by the coding sequence ATGAGAAAAGTAATAGTAGCTGGAAACTGGAAAATGAACAAGACTGCAAAAGAGGCTGCCCAATTCTTCAATGAATTAAAACCTTTAGTAGCAGACGTAAAAAATGCAGGAATCGTAATTGGAGCACCTTTTACTGCATTAGAAACAGCAACTAGAGAAACTGCAGGAAGCAACATTAAAATTGCTGCTGAAAATATGAACGCTAAAGAAAGCGGAGCATATACTGGAGAAGTTTCACCATTGATGTTAAAAGATTTAGGTGTAGAATATGTAATTTTAGGACATTCTGAAAGAAGAGAATATTACCACGAAACTGATGAAATCATCAATGAAAAAGTAAAATCAGCATTGGCTCACGATTTAAAACCAATCTTATGTTTTGGAGAAACTTTGGAAGAAAGAGAAGCTGGAACTACTAATAATGTTGTTAAAACTCAAATTACTGGTGGATTAAAAGACGTAACAGCCGCTGAAATGGCAAACGTTGTACTTGCTTACGAACCAGTATGGGCAATTGGAACAGGAAAAACTGCCACTCCAGAACAAGCTCAAGAAGTTCACGCATTCATTAGAGGATTATTAACTGACTTGTACGGAAAAGAAGTTGCAGAAAACGTAACAGTTCAATATGGTGGATCAATGAACGATGGAAATGCAGCTGACTTAATCGCTCAGACAGACATTGACGGTGGATTAGTAGGAGGAGCAAGTTTAATTCCTGAAAAATTCGCTGTAATAATAAAAGCCGGAGATGCAGCAGCTAAGTAA
- a CDS encoding DUF4870 domain-containing protein: MDNNVSEQKSIAGLKAFAVAFLINLSFFAGFSINAAIFPINLSFSMGFSLLIPIVALILEQENGFVRAYSKQTLAVTVLLLISTFLNIIIVAGNILFFVIFVILSVFQIIATVSSALKKEFKIPFIEKITDLLFVD, encoded by the coding sequence ATGGACAATAATGTAAGTGAACAAAAGTCAATCGCAGGATTAAAAGCCTTTGCTGTCGCTTTTCTTATAAATTTAAGCTTTTTTGCAGGATTTAGCATAAATGCTGCCATTTTCCCTATAAATCTAAGTTTTTCAATGGGATTTAGCCTACTAATACCAATAGTTGCATTAATTCTGGAGCAGGAAAATGGATTTGTACGGGCATATTCAAAACAGACATTGGCAGTAACAGTATTGTTATTGATTTCAACATTTTTAAATATTATTATAGTTGCTGGAAATATTTTATTTTTTGTAATTTTTGTAATACTATCTGTATTCCAAATTATTGCAACGGTATCATCAGCTTTGAAAAAAGAATTTAAAATTCCTTTTATAGAAAAAATTACAGATTTACTATTTGTAGACTAA
- the secG gene encoding preprotein translocase subunit SecG, which yields MLENLLIIALVILSIIMISVILLQPDRSQGLAKSSANILDEEKEGIEKFTEVVATLFLVVAILFQIVR from the coding sequence GTGTTAGAAAATTTATTAATTATAGCTCTAGTAATTTTATCAATCATTATGATAAGCGTAATTTTACTACAGCCAGACAGAAGCCAAGGTTTAGCAAAAAGTTCTGCTAATATCTTGGACGAAGAAAAAGAAGGAATTGAAAAATTTACAGAAGTAGTTGCAACATTATTTCTAGTAGTTGCAATCTTATTCCAAATTGTAAGATAA
- a CDS encoding AtpZ/AtpI family protein → MELEDKKEIFEIENEIADEEKTAQTEEEKRKQKIFEIEKKLGRHNNEKELKNKRNNKLMKYFALATNMVYILALPILIMLGFYLLLKRYLFKTDQPLVLIIFLIIGAVSGYWSLIKQVNNIK, encoded by the coding sequence ATGGAATTGGAAGACAAAAAAGAAATTTTTGAAATAGAAAATGAAATAGCCGATGAAGAGAAAACTGCACAAACAGAAGAAGAAAAAAGAAAACAAAAAATTTTTGAAATAGAAAAAAAACTAGGTAGGCATAATAATGAAAAAGAATTAAAAAATAAAAGAAATAACAAATTAATGAAATATTTTGCACTTGCAACAAATATGGTTTATATTTTAGCATTACCAATATTAATTATGCTGGGGTTTTATTTACTTTTAAAAAGATATCTGTTCAAAACGGATCAACCACTTGTCTTAATTATTTTTCTGATAATAGGAGCCGTTTCTGGCTACTGGTCACTTATAAAGCAAGTAAATAACATAAAATAA
- a CDS encoding PD-(D/E)XK nuclease family protein, whose protein sequence is MKISYKGIGSDLKNILFKEFEKNENTLFVFENSASFFEIKREFLQNEEMQQKLGIFQNFKMMNSYDFYENVFVTDKIVVKEEKQVVLFYNALTEKLKKDMKVNNYYDIIDVAYNYYNLFAELQEYKIDLEKVELEKWQVETFGTLIEIDNEMKKVVQQKGLILPYMLRNVENISDNFLKKFSKICFVNKVKITPFEKELIENIENRGIYVENILQLSENNFNEEKLKIKDSFSLPDRNEFWENFGTNIEIFEYENKFSQLLGLVKKLDEIEVLNNKTKNEIKENYDNKKEIKLKNDKYFQNEKITADTKIIQNMKNINRKKIEDLKKDENHVNYKIYDLQDNGEDGKKDYQLLRQEKISSNLELTMQKTKIYKILELICNILENVKIIGKKLENDDFDSEIEKNNNNVEHIQNEDLKLSDSKIEENFENVKFMKNYGQSLKIRMKDLYAAFKSNDFLKIFGLKKSYDFFMEIVGQDYKYISRDEIFKIAEKLNSRIAGTADSEIAELINFINEIEMIFDYQTLEEYGNYLEMIFDRSGEIDKDVRDKYFEALSEMVVLEDFSFDNLWKDFFNENGISASLLKLFLKYLDKKAISLNLEESDKQDSENISRYSINSFSAISETQKENLIFLNVQDTFPKINVNNYLFTKIQRAKMGLPVSDDEKQIEIFRFYQNILGAKNVYLSYVKNLDENIDSAGVVEEIKLKYGIEAQKNKIDENDELDFIKKYFLEKMENSWESRKIGKFIPTKLKKDLDKIKAEKVSLGYYSFEEMQNFEYGYYLKKMIGNTEVEKIEDKVDNLMFGNIIHGLYERIVMENKELLEQKKFVINKEEIKETLKNILNSLEYKIPKEYLEFYKKVSFEEIVKSVEKILQKLMKTLENEEEIEIYSEERIKLKSEKEIYENIFINGMIDLHIKLKNKEILYDYKSGILKNKKGEEKKEKVVNAFKQLDYYSVMLPEKSGQEIERFVVDVWDGDIIGDTREKDEDFLNEEDIREVVKKYYETDYYDIGDVRDVQNYTYQTFKDVCRREDELNSENK, encoded by the coding sequence ATGAAAATTAGTTATAAAGGAATTGGATCTGATTTAAAAAATATATTGTTTAAAGAGTTTGAAAAGAATGAAAATACGCTTTTTGTATTTGAAAATTCGGCTTCGTTTTTTGAGATAAAGAGGGAATTTTTACAGAATGAGGAAATGCAGCAGAAATTGGGAATTTTTCAGAATTTTAAGATGATGAATAGTTATGATTTTTATGAGAATGTGTTTGTGACGGATAAGATTGTGGTAAAAGAGGAAAAGCAGGTTGTGCTGTTTTACAATGCTTTGACTGAAAAGTTAAAAAAGGATATGAAGGTAAATAACTATTATGATATTATTGATGTTGCCTACAATTATTATAATTTATTTGCAGAATTGCAGGAATATAAGATTGATTTGGAGAAGGTGGAGCTGGAGAAATGGCAAGTTGAAACTTTTGGAACTTTGATTGAGATTGATAATGAGATGAAAAAAGTTGTGCAGCAAAAAGGGCTTATCTTACCATATATGCTTAGAAATGTGGAAAATATATCAGATAATTTTTTGAAGAAGTTTTCTAAAATTTGCTTTGTGAATAAAGTTAAAATTACTCCATTTGAAAAAGAGTTAATTGAAAATATTGAAAATAGAGGAATTTATGTAGAAAATATTTTGCAGCTTTCGGAAAATAATTTTAATGAGGAAAAGTTGAAAATAAAGGACAGTTTTTCATTGCCTGATAGAAATGAGTTTTGGGAAAATTTTGGGACAAATATTGAGATTTTTGAGTATGAAAATAAATTTTCACAGCTTTTGGGGCTTGTAAAAAAGCTGGATGAAATTGAAGTTTTGAATAATAAAACAAAAAATGAAATTAAAGAAAACTATGATAATAAAAAAGAAATAAAATTAAAAAATGATAAGTATTTTCAGAATGAAAAAATAACTGCGGATACAAAAATTATTCAAAATATGAAAAATATTAATAGAAAAAAAATTGAAGATTTAAAAAAGGATGAAAATCACGTAAATTATAAGATTTATGATTTGCAGGATAATGGAGAAGATGGGAAAAAGGATTATCAGCTTTTAAGGCAGGAAAAAATTTCTTCCAATTTGGAACTTACGATGCAGAAAACGAAGATTTATAAGATATTGGAATTGATTTGTAATATTTTGGAAAATGTTAAAATTATTGGGAAAAAATTGGAAAATGATGATTTTGATTCTGAAATTGAAAAAAATAATAATAATGTTGAACATATTCAAAATGAAGATTTAAAACTTTCTGATAGTAAAATAGAAGAAAATTTTGAAAATGTGAAATTTATGAAAAATTATGGACAATCTTTAAAAATCAGGATGAAAGATTTGTATGCTGCTTTTAAATCTAATGATTTTTTGAAAATTTTTGGCTTAAAAAAGTCGTATGATTTTTTTATGGAAATTGTAGGGCAGGATTATAAGTATATTTCAAGAGATGAAATTTTTAAGATTGCAGAAAAATTGAATAGCAGGATTGCTGGAACGGCGGATTCTGAAATTGCGGAACTGATTAATTTTATTAATGAAATTGAAATGATTTTTGACTATCAGACGCTTGAGGAATATGGGAATTATCTTGAAATGATTTTTGATAGAAGTGGAGAAATTGATAAGGATGTCAGAGATAAATATTTTGAGGCATTGTCGGAAATGGTAGTGCTGGAAGACTTTTCATTTGATAATCTCTGGAAAGATTTTTTTAATGAAAATGGGATTTCAGCAAGTTTACTGAAATTATTTTTGAAATATCTTGATAAAAAGGCGATTAGTCTAAATCTTGAAGAAAGCGATAAACAGGACAGTGAAAATATTTCAAGATATTCAATTAATTCATTTTCAGCAATTTCAGAAACACAAAAGGAAAATCTGATATTTCTTAATGTTCAGGATACTTTCCCAAAAATAAATGTAAATAACTATTTATTCACAAAAATTCAGCGTGCAAAAATGGGGCTTCCTGTAAGCGATGATGAAAAGCAAATTGAGATTTTTAGATTTTATCAAAATATTTTAGGAGCAAAAAATGTATATTTGTCCTATGTAAAAAATCTGGATGAAAACATAGATTCCGCTGGAGTTGTTGAGGAAATTAAGCTGAAATATGGAATAGAGGCACAAAAAAATAAAATAGATGAAAATGATGAACTGGATTTTATTAAGAAATATTTTTTGGAAAAAATGGAAAATTCTTGGGAATCACGAAAAATTGGGAAATTTATTCCAACGAAACTGAAAAAGGATTTGGATAAGATTAAGGCTGAAAAAGTGAGTTTGGGGTATTATTCCTTTGAGGAAATGCAGAATTTTGAGTATGGATATTATTTGAAAAAGATGATTGGAAATACAGAAGTTGAAAAAATTGAGGATAAAGTTGATAATCTGATGTTTGGAAACATTATTCATGGGCTTTATGAAAGAATCGTAATGGAGAACAAAGAACTGCTTGAACAGAAAAAATTTGTTATAAATAAAGAGGAAATTAAGGAAACGTTGAAAAATATCTTAAATTCACTTGAATACAAAATTCCGAAGGAATATCTGGAATTTTATAAAAAAGTTTCGTTTGAGGAAATTGTAAAATCTGTTGAAAAAATATTACAAAAATTGATGAAAACACTGGAAAATGAAGAAGAAATTGAGATTTATTCAGAAGAGAGAATAAAGCTGAAATCTGAAAAGGAAATTTATGAAAATATTTTTATAAATGGAATGATTGACTTGCATATAAAATTGAAAAACAAGGAGATTTTGTATGACTATAAATCTGGTATTTTGAAAAATAAAAAAGGGGAAGAAAAGAAGGAAAAAGTCGTAAATGCCTTTAAACAGCTGGATTATTATTCTGTTATGCTGCCTGAAAAAAGTGGGCAGGAAATAGAGAGATTTGTGGTAGATGTTTGGGATGGCGATATAATTGGCGATACAAGGGAAAAGGACGAAGATTTTCTAAATGAGGAGGATATTCGGGAAGTTGTGAAAAAATATTATGAAACCGATTATTATGATATTGGTGACGTAAGAGATGTACAAAATTACACTTATCAAACTTTTAAGGATGTATGCAGAAGGGAGGATGAATTAAATAGTGAAAATAAATAA